A segment of the Catenuloplanes nepalensis genome:
CACGTCCCCGGCCCGGACTTCGGCCTCCCGATCGCCGCGCTACTCACGGGCGATCCCGGCCCCGACCGCGATTCCGGCTCTGGCCACGCTCTCGACCGCGACTCCGGCCCTGGCCGCGGTCCCGGCCGCGACGCCGGTCCCGGTGGCGGCACCGGCCGCAACGCCGATCACGACGGCGGCACCGAGCGCGGCGACGACCTGCTGAACGCGCTCGACGAGCTGGAGGAGCTCGGCCTCCTCGAACCCGCCGGCCCGGACCGCTACCGGTTCCACGACCTGATCCGCCTCTTCGCCCGCGACCGGCTGCGCCGCGAGGAGTCGGCCGGCGCCCGGGCCGCGACCGAGCAGGCCATGTCCCGGCGGATCCTGGAGACCGCGATCGTCGCCGGCCGCTGGTTCGAGCCCGGCTACGGCGCACCGCCGGACGGCTGGACCGGCCTGGTCCCGCTGCCGTCCCAGGACGACGCGGCCGCCTGGCTGCAGCTGGAGGCGGAGAACTGGCTCGGCGCGCTGCGCGTGCTGGCCGCCGCGGGCGACGATCAGCTCGTCGTCGACACGGCCGAGGCGATGCACTGGTACTCGGACCGCACCCACTACTGGACCGGCTGGTACGAGGTGTTCGGCCTGTCCAGGGCCGCGGCCGCTCGGCTGCCCGACCGCCGGCAGGAGGTGACCCACCTCAATTATCTCGCCTGGGCCGCCGCCACCTGCGTGCACCGCACCGACGAGGGCGCCCGGCTGGCGATGGAGGCGCACGACGTCGCGGTCACGCTCGGCGACCTGCGCGAGCAGGCGTGGGCCCTGCAGTACGCGGCCGAGTCCTGGCGGCGCGCCGGCGCGCCGGAACGCTCGCTGGACGCGGTCCGCCGCGCCGTGCCGCTGGCTGACGCGGCCGGCGACCACGATTCGTACGTGCAGCTCTTCCAGCGCATCGGCGTGGTCCTGATCGACCTCGGTCGCTACGACGAGGCGCTGGAGTCGTTCCGGACCACGCTGCGCGAACTCGGCCGCCGTCCGGTCGCACCCGAGCCCGCGCTCGGCGCCCGGACCGGCGCGCACACGTTCGCCGCGCTCGCGCTCGCCAGGGCCGGCCGCTGGCCGGACGCGCTGCGCGAGGCGGAGCGGGCGCTGCCGCTGGCCACCGAGTTCGGCGGGAACAGCCTTCTCAGCCTCGCCCACCTGGTGCGCGGCCGGGCCCGTAACGCGCTCGGCGCGGACGGCCGCGACGACCTCATCCGCGCGCTCGAACACATGGAGATCTCCGGCTACCACAAGTACGAGGCCGAGGCGCGCGCGGAGCTTTCTGCGTAAGTTCCTGCGTGGTCTCCCACGCGTACCGCTGATTGCATTGATGCAGTCGCACCACGCACACAGGGAGCACCATGACGTTCGTGACCACGCCCGACGGCACCCAGATCTACGTCAAGGACTGGGGCGCCGGCCGGCCGGTCGTGCTCAGCCACGGCTGGCCGCTGAACTCCGACAGCTGGGAGTCGCAGGCGCTGCACCTCGCCGCGAACGGCTACCGGGTGATCGCGCACGACCGTCGCGGACACGGCCGGTCCACCCAGACCTGGCACGGCAACGAGATGAACACGTACGCGGACGACCTCGCCGCCGTGATCGAGGCGTACGACCTGCGCGACGCGACGCTGATCGGCTTCTCCACCGGCGGCGGCGAGGTCGCCCGCTACATCGGCCGGCACGGCACCGCCCGGGTCGCGCAGGCCGTGCTCGTCTCCGCGGTTCCGCCGCTGATGCTTCGCACGGACGACAACCCGGGCGGCGTACCCCTGGAGGTCTTCGAGGGTCTGCGGGCCGGCTCGCTGGCCGACCGGTCGCAGCTCTACCGCGATCTCGCGGACGGCCCCTTCTTCGGCAACAACCGGCCCGGCGCGGACGTCTCGCAGGGCATGCGCGACTCGTTCTGGCTGCAGGGCATGGCGTCCGGGCACCGCAACGCGTACGAGTGCATCGCCGCGTTCTCCGCCACCGACTTCCGCCCCGACCTGGCCGCGTTCGACGTGCCCACGCTGGTCGTGCACGGCGACGACGACCAGGTCGTCCCGTTCGAGGTCGGCGGCAAGGCCTCCGCCGCGCTGATCAGGGACGCGGAACTGATCGTCTACCCCGGAGCGCCGCACGGCATCACGGACACGCACAAGGACCGGCTCAACAGCGATCTGCTCACGTTCCTCAACACCTTCAACAACTGACAAACAAACACCCCATCGCGGGTACGCCGCGGCAGGTCTCATATCGTTGACCTCATGGAACACGAACCGTTGGACACCGAGGCAGGCTTCACCGGGCTGGGTCTGCGCGTGGAACTGCTCCGCGCGCTGACCACCCTCGGCTACGAGGAGCCGACCCCGATCCAGCGCGAGGCCATCCCGCCGATCATCGCCGGCAACGACCTGGTCGGCCAGGCCGCGACCGGCACCGGCAAGACCGCCGCGTTCTCGCTGCCGCTGCTGCAGGGCCTGGACGCGAACCGGCGAGACACCGTACCGTGCGCGCTGGTCCTGGTCCCCACCCGCGAGCTGGCCGAGCAGGTCTCCCAGGCCGTCCACCGGTACGGCAAGGAGCTGGGCGTCCGCGTCCTCCCGGTGTACGGCGGGCAGCCGATCGGCCGGCAGCTGGCGGCGCTGGCCCGCGGCGTCGACGTGGTCGTCGGCACGCCCGGCCGGGTCCTCGACCACATCGACCGGGGCACGTTGCAGCTCGGCGACGTGCGCACGGTCGTGCTCGACGAGGCCGACGAGATGCTGGACATGGGCTTCGCCGAGGACATCGAGGCGATCCTGGCGGAGACGCCGGCCGAGCGGCAGACCGTGCTGTTCTCCGCCACCATGCCGCCGCGGATCGACGCGATCGCCCGCCGCCACCTGCGCGAACCGGTGCGGATCACGATGGGCCGCAAGACGGTCGAGCCGGGCGAGATGCCGCTGGTCCGGCAGAGCGCCTACATCGTGGCCCGGCCGTACCGGGCGGCCGCGCTCGGCCGGATCCTGGACGTGGAGGCGCCGACCGCGGCGATCGTCTTCTGCCGCACCCGCGAGGAGGTCGACCAGGTCACCGAGACGCTCAACGGCCGGGGCTACCGCGCGGAGGCGCTGCACGGCGGGATGAGCCAGGACCAGCGCGACCGGGTGATGAGCCGGCTGCGGGCCGGCACCACCGAGCTGCTCGTCGCCACCGACGTGGCCGCCCGCGGCCTGGACGTGGAGCAGCTCACCCATGTGATCAACTTCAACGTGCCGGTCGCGCCGGAGGCGTACGTGCACCGCATCGGCCGAGTCGGCCGGGCCGGCCGCGAGGGCTGCGCGATCACCCTCGCGGAACCGCGCGAGCAGCGCATGCTCAAGGCCATCGAGCGGCTCACCGGCCAGCGGATAACGCTGGAGAAGCTGCCGACCGTCACCGACCTGCGGGCCAGGCGCCTGGAGCTGACCCGCGCGTCGCTGGAGGCCGGCCTGGAGGCCGACGACTTCGAGCGGTTCCGGGTCGTGCTCGAATCGCTGACCGGCGAGCACGACGTCGAGGACGTCGCCCTCGCCGCGATCAAACTGCTGCACGAGGCGGCCGGAGGCGACGAGGACGAGGAGGAGATCCCGACGCCGGCGCCGCCGCGCGAGCGCACCCCCCGAGACCGCGACGGCCGCCCGGGCGGCCGGGACAGCCGCGACAGCCGTCCAGGGGACCGGGACGGCCGTGGGGACCGGGACGGCCGGCCGGGCGACCGCGGCCGGGAGCGGCCCGCGCGGAACCATTCGTCGGACTCCGGCGTGGCTCGCCTGTTCGTCGGCCTCGGCCGGCGCGCCGGACTGCGCCCGCAGGACCTGGTCGGCGCGATCGCCGGCGAGTCCGGCATCAGCTCCCGCGAGATCGGCGCCATCCAGATCACCGACCGGTTCTCCCTGGTCGAGGTTCCGGAATCCGCCGCCGACATGATCATCGACGCGCTCCAGCACAGCTTGATCCGCGGCCGCCGCCCGTCCGTCCGCCGTGAGCGCTTCACCCGCTGATCTCCACTTCGTGATCAGGTCGTCCCCGATGCCGCCAGACGGCATCGGGGACGACCTGATCACGGGGAGCCGCACCGCTTACTGAGCGTTCGGCTTCAGGGTTTCGGCGCGCTGACCAGCCGGGCGCTCATCTCTACTTCCGCTGGTTCGGCGGCGCGGTTGGGCCGGTGCCGAAATGTCGAGATTTACTGGCGTCGGCATCGAGGTCCCGGCGACCGCAAAGACAATCCGGGCGCTGCGCCCGGATATTTCGTATTATTGGTGGCTCGGTCGGGCTGTTGCCACTGAAGCCTTGAGGGCTATTCAGCGCGATGCGCATCGACTTCGCTGACCTGCGCCAACGCGGTGCCGGTTCGCTGTGCTGAATAGGCCTCCTTGAGGCTTATTCAGCGTCGCCCTCGTCAGGCGGCCCGGCCTGCGGCAACGCGGCGTTGGTTCGCTGCGCTGAATAAGCCTCTTTGTCCGAAATATCACTCCAAAGGCGGCGGCGGTGACTCTTGAAAGCGATCACGTGTCGCAAATCGTTGTTTGAAGCGGCGGATAACAACGATTTGCGACACGTGATCAACTCCCCGGGGGGTTTATTCAGCGCCGCCCTCGTCGGGCCGCCCGGACTGCGGCAACGCGGTGCCGGCTCGCCGCGCTGAATAAGCCTCCCGGCCCCGGCCATACTGAGCCTTCGGCGTCAGAGTGAGCGGCGCTCCGCAGCGGCGAATGCCTATAGCGTGAAATTTCGGGCGCGTAGCGCCCGGACGGCTACCGCCGCTCGAACCTCGACTTAGGAGGGTTATTCAGCGCGCTGCGCCCCGACGGTGCTGGCCTGCGGCGACGCGGCGTGAGGTCGCCGCGCTGAATAAGCCTCTAGGAAGGTCAGTAAGTGATGATATTTCGGGCGGAGAGCGCCCGGCCAGGACGCGTCGAGACCTGGCGCCGAGCCGCTCAGTAGCGGCCACAGCGCGGGCCGCAGCTCTCCTGAACGCCGAAGGCTGACCGGAGAAAGTGCCTCGACACCCTGGAGGCTTATTCGGCGCAGCGAACCGGCACCGCGTTGCCGCAGGCCGCGCGGTCTGTCGAGGGCGGCGCTGAACAAGCCTCCAGGAATCACAGGAGTTCCACGCCTGCGCGGCGTCAGCCAAAAGAGGTCAGGAGACTCAGCGGCTACGCGGCCTGGGGTAGGCGCGGGGCCTGCGGGCGCGTGAGTCCCGCGGCGGGTCAGGCACGTGTCGCGGGAGCCGTGGGCTCAGGTCCGTCGCCTGCGGCGGCGTGAGGTCGGGCTGATCGCTGAGCCTCGGAGATCGACGTGCGGTGGAGTCGATCAAGCAGCCGGGCGCTCCGCGCTGGCAATTTCAGGAGACAGCGATCCTGCGGCGGGCGCGTCAGTGGTCGGCGGGGATGCCGCCGCGGAAGGCCCAGACCGCGATCGTCATGCTGAAGCCGAACAGGATCACCAGCGGGAGCAGCAGCACGAAGCCCGGGGTGGCCAACGCGACCGGCGCCACGAAGATGCCGGCCAGCGGTGCCAGCAGGTAGTCCTTGCCCGGGCTGACCCGGCTGTTGATCGCGCTGGTCCCGGACACCCGGGCCAGCCCCGGCACCGGGCCCTCGCGCAGCCGGCTCACCGGCCAGACCGTCCCGTCGCCGGTGACCAGCACGGCCCGGCCGCCCTTGCCCTCGCCGACGTGCGCGGTGACCTCCTGCCCCGGCCGCAGGCAGCCGAAGCCGGGGCTCCACATCGTATGCTGCCAGCGCGCGCCGGGCAGCTCGGGCACCGGCCCGGCGACCCGGCAGGCGTCCGGGTCGAACGGCACGTCCGGCGGGACGAGCAGCGTGCCAAGGCCCGAATCGACCGTCCGGGACCGCCCGATGCCGGCGGCGGTCTCGAACACGATCGGCACCACCCGGTACGGCACACCCGGCCGCCCGGCGGCGAGCCGCGCCGCCTCCACCCGGCGCCGCCACGCCCACGCGACACCACCGGCCAGCAGCGCGAACGGTGCCGCGAACAGCAGCACCCACCACGGCGGCGACGGCGCGTGCACCAGCTCGGCTTCGGCACCGGCCGGGAACGCGATCCCCTCCGGATCGGCGGGGTCGTAGCGGACGTCGAACGGCCCGGACTCCAGCGTGCTGCCGCCCGGCACCCGGAACCGCGCCTCGTGCCCCTCCCCGTCCGCGTCCTCCCACCACACGTCCATCCGCTCGGTGATCTCGCCGCCGTTGCGCATCGCGTCACCGCGCCCGGTCACCACCGTGGTGGCCCGGCCCTCGTGCCCGAACCAGCCCGCCAGGATCGCGACGCCGATCCCGCCGAGCACCAGCGTGCCGATCACCGGCAACAGCAACGAGATCACCATGGCGCGGCGCGGAAACCGTCCCATGTGCACACACCCTCCCCGGGAAGCGGATTTCCCGAAGGGTATCGACGGCGGAGCATGCACGGTGGTGGTCGTTCAGCCCCCTACCGCAGCCTTTGCATCGACAGATATTCATGTCACGGTCGGTGGGCCGACGGGGATAGGACAGCCGAGTCTGAGATCGTGCCCGAGCCACCTCTTCAACCCTTAGGAGGCACCATGGCTACCGCAACGACACGGCTTCGGCCCTACCGGCGGATCGTGCGGCGCGCCGCGCTCGCACTCTCCACCGTCGCGCTCGCCGCTGGTCTCGCGCTGGTGGGCGGCGCACTCTCCCCGGCCTCGGCTTCTGCCGGTGAGCACGGCGGAGCCGAGCGGGACGGCACCGTGCACCTCCTGGCGCTCCTCGGGCCGTACAAGACGTGGGAGCAGTGCAACATCGTCCGGGATTTGTACGACGCTCGCGGATACGAGACCACACCGTGCTTCAAGGACCCTCAGGGCTGGTTCCTCCAGTACTTCTGATCGGTCGGGTGTCTGACCGGGTGGTCGCGGCCCGCTGTGACCGGCGGGCCGCGACCACCTCCGCCGACGCGTGGGCTCAGGTCCCGGCGCGGCGGAGGCGGCGCCGGCCAGCGGCAGGTACCGGGGGACGTCCGCGGCGGAGTCGGTCAACGTGGCCAGCGACTTCTCGATCCCGGCGTCGCGGCGTCCTCGAGGCCCGGGTCAGCCGCTTCGGTCAGCAGCACCTGATCTGGTCGTGACGCCCGCGCCGAACCGGAGGCGGTAGGCGCTCGGGCTCAGGCCGGTGTGCCGGCGCAGCAGCAGGCGCAGGTTCGTGGCGGTGCCGAGCCCGGCCGTGCGCGCCACGACGTCGAGGCGCTGCTCGCCGCGTTCGATCAGGCGGCACGCCAGCGACACGCGCTCGGCGGTCAGCCAGGCCAGCGGCGTGGTGCCCAGCTCCGCGCGGAACCGGCGGTGCAGCGTGGCCGGGCTGACCGCGGCGTGGGCCGCCATCGAGGCGACGGTCAGCGGCTCGTCCAGGTGCTGCTGCGCCCACTCGATGAGCGGCGCGAGCGAGGTGTCCGGGACGGCCGGCACCGGCCGGTCGATGAACTGGCGCTGGCCGCCGTCCCGGTGCACGGCGAAGACCAGCCGGCGGCTGACCGCGGCCGCG
Coding sequences within it:
- a CDS encoding ATP-binding protein, with protein sequence MPDQSFGARLRALRQAAGLTMEQLAEASGVSARAISDMERGHSRAPQARTRAALAAALGAGADALAGDVPARTDGRPRTHDLPRAITDFVGRNDEIRRVRAHAATDGTGPAPVVVVHGQGGLGKTALALRAAGELAEAYPDGRFHVDLRGAESGPLPPGEALMRLLRALDVAPRRIAGDDDERAGQLRDALRDRRCLLVLDDAADEAQVRPLLPGDGRSLTLITSRRALAGLEGVLRLPLAPLAPHESAALLARIAGQAADPASAADVGTVAGLCGHLPLALRIAGTRLASRPAWTVGHLVARLADEDRRLAALTAGDTSVEAAFALSHAQVSHAGRALFRRLGHVPGPDFGLPIAALLTGDPGPDRDSGSGHALDRDSGPGRGPGRDAGPGGGTGRNADHDGGTERGDDLLNALDELEELGLLEPAGPDRYRFHDLIRLFARDRLRREESAGARAATEQAMSRRILETAIVAGRWFEPGYGAPPDGWTGLVPLPSQDDAAAWLQLEAENWLGALRVLAAAGDDQLVVDTAEAMHWYSDRTHYWTGWYEVFGLSRAAAARLPDRRQEVTHLNYLAWAAATCVHRTDEGARLAMEAHDVAVTLGDLREQAWALQYAAESWRRAGAPERSLDAVRRAVPLADAAGDHDSYVQLFQRIGVVLIDLGRYDEALESFRTTLRELGRRPVAPEPALGARTGAHTFAALALARAGRWPDALREAERALPLATEFGGNSLLSLAHLVRGRARNALGADGRDDLIRALEHMEISGYHKYEAEARAELSA
- a CDS encoding alpha/beta fold hydrolase, translated to MTFVTTPDGTQIYVKDWGAGRPVVLSHGWPLNSDSWESQALHLAANGYRVIAHDRRGHGRSTQTWHGNEMNTYADDLAAVIEAYDLRDATLIGFSTGGGEVARYIGRHGTARVAQAVLVSAVPPLMLRTDDNPGGVPLEVFEGLRAGSLADRSQLYRDLADGPFFGNNRPGADVSQGMRDSFWLQGMASGHRNAYECIAAFSATDFRPDLAAFDVPTLVVHGDDDQVVPFEVGGKASAALIRDAELIVYPGAPHGITDTHKDRLNSDLLTFLNTFNN
- a CDS encoding DEAD/DEAH box helicase; translation: MEHEPLDTEAGFTGLGLRVELLRALTTLGYEEPTPIQREAIPPIIAGNDLVGQAATGTGKTAAFSLPLLQGLDANRRDTVPCALVLVPTRELAEQVSQAVHRYGKELGVRVLPVYGGQPIGRQLAALARGVDVVVGTPGRVLDHIDRGTLQLGDVRTVVLDEADEMLDMGFAEDIEAILAETPAERQTVLFSATMPPRIDAIARRHLREPVRITMGRKTVEPGEMPLVRQSAYIVARPYRAAALGRILDVEAPTAAIVFCRTREEVDQVTETLNGRGYRAEALHGGMSQDQRDRVMSRLRAGTTELLVATDVAARGLDVEQLTHVINFNVPVAPEAYVHRIGRVGRAGREGCAITLAEPREQRMLKAIERLTGQRITLEKLPTVTDLRARRLELTRASLEAGLEADDFERFRVVLESLTGEHDVEDVALAAIKLLHEAAGGDEDEEEIPTPAPPRERTPRDRDGRPGGRDSRDSRPGDRDGRGDRDGRPGDRGRERPARNHSSDSGVARLFVGLGRRAGLRPQDLVGAIAGESGISSREIGAIQITDRFSLVEVPESAADMIIDALQHSLIRGRRPSVRRERFTR